A region of Oxyura jamaicensis isolate SHBP4307 breed ruddy duck chromosome 9, BPBGC_Ojam_1.0, whole genome shotgun sequence DNA encodes the following proteins:
- the ANO7 gene encoding anoctamin-7 isoform X1 produces the protein MLWEVSPSPRPGVPLLASQHLEWLLARGLAMQRRRTSDDPHSSLVGQDSGGRVTCYGSLSEDAVEISQAGNASLAEKSTANVFSDGCTRIDFVLVWETVPKELSGQKGSRENRALQERSTTIHRTWRKKFLDKLHAAGLHMEKHTARVEKVVVHYLLLSAPWSVLCYYAEELQLRVPLQALPNQTSHWSDRVLRRLGIPNAMAQEVPSLPLDYYTCPFKVNKLQWFLGSDKQDTFFSTTQRHQILYEILATTQYGCSKEREVGVDRLLSEGVFTAAFPLHEGSCEAPPEGPASGSPSPRQVLFQYWASWRKWSKYQPLDHVRKYFGEKVAFYFAWLGFYTGWLLPAAVMGTVVFIAGIFLVFSDVPAQEICESKEQFQMCPLCKSCPYWQLSDTCSTFMAGRLFDHGGTIFFSIFMSLWAVLFLEFWKRTNASLAHRWDCSEFEDIEERPRPQFTAMAPMTIINPITGAEEPYFPQRSRIHRILAGLVVIIMLIAMVVMFVVSIILYRTVVAILLSSSGYFWFVASASRIASISSSVVNLFFILILSKIYISLAHLLTKWEMHRTQTKYEDAFTFKVFVFQFVTFYSFPMYIAFFKGKFVGYPGNYRSFLGIRNEECSPGGCFIELAQELLVIMVGKQIINNVQEVAIPKLRCWWHKHKLLSTKKKAMVEGGPVPAEQAPWVVNHQLLAFEGLFDEYLEMVLQFGFITIFVAACPLAPLFALLNNWVEIRLDARKFVCDYRRPVAERAQGIGIWFSILEVITHLAVISNAFLIAFTSDFLPRVYYEYIHDSSLRGYVNFTLAYAPWDFVQQSNTMCRYRAFRDQDGNLTLTYWHLLAVRLGFVIVFEHVVFFIGRVIACLVPDIPESVEVKVKRERYLAKEALAENKVLLERREARSKASSADPASRDWETEQVEGS, from the exons ATGCTGTGGGAGGTAAG CCCTTCTCCTAGGCCTGGAGTGCCTCTGTTGGCTTCTCAGCACCTGGAGTGGCTGCTGGCACGAGGGCTCGCCATGCAGCGGAGGAGGACCTCGGATGATCCCCACAGCAGTCTGGTAGGACAGGACAGCGGTGGACGAGTAACCTGCTATGGGAGTCTGAGCGAGGATGCTGTGGAAATCTCCCAG GCTGGCAACGCATCCCTGGCTGAGAAGAGCACAGCCAATGTCTTCAGCGATGGCTGCACAAGGATAG ATTTCGTCCTTGTGTGGGAAACAGTCCCCAAGGAGCTGAGCGGGCAGAAGGGCAGCCGTGAGAACAGGGCTTTGCAGGAGAGATCCACCACCATCCACAGGACCTGGCGGAAGAAGTTCCTGGACAAGCTCCACGCTGCTGGCCTCCACATGGAAAAG caCACGGCCCGTGTGGAGAAGGTGGTGGTGCACTACTTGCTGCTGAGTGCGCCCTGGAGTGTGCTCTGCTACTatgctgaggagctgcagctccgTGTGCCGTTGCAG GCGCTGCCCAACCAGACCTCCCACTGGTCAGACAGAGTGCTGCGGCGGCTGGGCATCCCCAACGCCATGGCCCAGGAGGTCCCCAGTCTGCCGCTGGACTACTACACCTGCCCCTTCAAGGTCAACAAGCTGCAATG GTTCCTGGGGAGTGACAAGCAGGACACCTTCTTCTCCACAACTCAGAGGCACCAAATC CTCTACGAGATCCTGGCCACCACGCAGTACGGCTGCTCCAAGGAGCGGGAGGTGGGGGTGGACCGGCTGCTGAGCGAGGGTGTCTTCACTGCCGCCTTCCCGCTGCACGAG GGCTCCTGCGAGGCCCCGCCGGAGGGGCCAGCctctggcagccccagcccgcgCCAGGTCCTTTTCCAGTACTGGGCCAGCTGGAGAAAGTGGAGCAAGTACCAGCCTCTGGACCACGTCCGCAAGTACTTTGGGGAGAAAGTCGCTTTCTACTTCGCCTGGCTGG gcttcTACACGGGATGGCTCTTGCCCGCCGCCGTGATGGGGACTGTGGTGTTCATCGCAGGCATTTTCCTGGTGTTCAGTGACGTACCTGC gcaggagatCTGTGAGAGCAAAGAGCAGTTCCAGATGTGTCCGCTCTGCAAGTCCTGTCCCTACTGGCAGCTCTCTGACACCTGCAGCACTTTCATG GCGGGCCGTCTCTTTGACCACGGTGGGACCATcttcttcagcatcttcatGTCCCTGTGGGCAGTGCTGTTCCTGGAGTTCTGGAAGCGGACAAATGCATCCCTGGCACACCGCTGGGACTGCTCCGAGTTTGAGGACATTGAG gagcggccccggccccagtTCACTGCCATGGCTCCCATGACGATAATAAACCCTATAACTGGGGCAGAGGAGCCCTATTTCCCCCAGCGCAGCCGCATCCATCGGATTTTGGCTGGTTTGGTGGTCATTATAATGTTG ATTGCCATGGTGGTGATGTTCGTGGTCTCCATTATCCTGTACCGGACAGTTGTTGCCATCCTCCTCTCCAGCTCAGGGTACTTCTGGTTTGTGGCTTCG GCATCGCGCATCGCCAGCATCTCCAGCTCAGTGGTGAACctcttcttcatcctcatcctctCCAAGATCTATATTTCCCTGGCTCATCTCCTTACCAAGTGGG AGATGCACCGCACCCAGACCAAGTATGAGGATGCCTTTACCTTCAAAGTGTTCGTCTTCCAGTTTGTCACCTTCTACTCCTTTCCCATGTACATAGCTTTCTTCAAGGGCAA GTTCGTTGGCTACCCTGGGAACTACCGGAGCTTTTTGGGCATCCGCAACGAGGAG TGCAGCCCAGGTGGGTGCTTCATTGAgctggcccaggagctgctggtcaTCATGGTGGGGAAGCAGATCATCAACAACGTGCAGGAGGTGGCCATCCC GAAGCTGAGGTGTTGGTGGCACAAGCACAAGCTCCTCTCCACAAAGAAGAAGGCCATGGTGGAGGGTGGGCCGGTCCCGGCGGAGCAGGCACCTTGGGTGGTCAACCACCAGCTGCTGGCCTTTGAGGGGCTGTTTGATGAGTACCTGGAGATGG TCCTGCAGTTTGGCTTCATCACCATTTTCGTGGCTGCCTGTCCCCTGGCACCCCTCTTTGCCCTGCTCAACAACTGGGTGGAGATCCGCCTGGACGCCCGCAAGTTCGTCTGTGACTACCGGCGGCCCGTGGCCGAGCGGGCACAGGGCATCGGCATCTGGTTCTCCATCCTGGAGGTCATCACCCACCTGGCTGTCATCAGCAAC gCCTTCCTCATCGCCTTCACCTCCGATTTCCTGCCCCGCGTGTACTACGAGTACATCCACGACAGCAGCCTGCGTGGCTACGTGAACTTCACCTTGGCCTACGCGCCGTGGGACTTTGTCCAGCAGAGCAACACCATGTGCAG GTACAGGGCGTTCAGAGACCAGGACGGCAATTTGACGTTGACCTACTGGCACCTGCTAGCCGTACGCTTGGGCTTCGTCATCGTGTTTGAG CACGTGGTTTTCTTTATTGGGCGCGTGATCGCCTGCCTGGTTCCTGACATTCCTGAGTCGGTGGAGGTCAAGGTGAAGCGCGAGCGGTACCTGGCCAAAGAGGCCCTGGCTGAGAACAAG GTCCTTTTGGAGAGACGGGAGGCAAGGAGCAAGGCCAGCAGTGCGGATCCAGCAAGCAGGGACTGGGAAACTGAGCAGGTCGAGGGCAGCTGA
- the ANO7 gene encoding anoctamin-7 isoform X2, giving the protein MLWEHLEWLLARGLAMQRRRTSDDPHSSLVGQDSGGRVTCYGSLSEDAVEISQAGNASLAEKSTANVFSDGCTRIDFVLVWETVPKELSGQKGSRENRALQERSTTIHRTWRKKFLDKLHAAGLHMEKHTARVEKVVVHYLLLSAPWSVLCYYAEELQLRVPLQALPNQTSHWSDRVLRRLGIPNAMAQEVPSLPLDYYTCPFKVNKLQWFLGSDKQDTFFSTTQRHQILYEILATTQYGCSKEREVGVDRLLSEGVFTAAFPLHEGSCEAPPEGPASGSPSPRQVLFQYWASWRKWSKYQPLDHVRKYFGEKVAFYFAWLGFYTGWLLPAAVMGTVVFIAGIFLVFSDVPAQEICESKEQFQMCPLCKSCPYWQLSDTCSTFMAGRLFDHGGTIFFSIFMSLWAVLFLEFWKRTNASLAHRWDCSEFEDIEERPRPQFTAMAPMTIINPITGAEEPYFPQRSRIHRILAGLVVIIMLIAMVVMFVVSIILYRTVVAILLSSSGYFWFVASASRIASISSSVVNLFFILILSKIYISLAHLLTKWEMHRTQTKYEDAFTFKVFVFQFVTFYSFPMYIAFFKGKFVGYPGNYRSFLGIRNEECSPGGCFIELAQELLVIMVGKQIINNVQEVAIPKLRCWWHKHKLLSTKKKAMVEGGPVPAEQAPWVVNHQLLAFEGLFDEYLEMVLQFGFITIFVAACPLAPLFALLNNWVEIRLDARKFVCDYRRPVAERAQGIGIWFSILEVITHLAVISNAFLIAFTSDFLPRVYYEYIHDSSLRGYVNFTLAYAPWDFVQQSNTMCRYRAFRDQDGNLTLTYWHLLAVRLGFVIVFEHVVFFIGRVIACLVPDIPESVEVKVKRERYLAKEALAENKVLLERREARSKASSADPASRDWETEQVEGS; this is encoded by the exons ATGCTGTGGGAG CACCTGGAGTGGCTGCTGGCACGAGGGCTCGCCATGCAGCGGAGGAGGACCTCGGATGATCCCCACAGCAGTCTGGTAGGACAGGACAGCGGTGGACGAGTAACCTGCTATGGGAGTCTGAGCGAGGATGCTGTGGAAATCTCCCAG GCTGGCAACGCATCCCTGGCTGAGAAGAGCACAGCCAATGTCTTCAGCGATGGCTGCACAAGGATAG ATTTCGTCCTTGTGTGGGAAACAGTCCCCAAGGAGCTGAGCGGGCAGAAGGGCAGCCGTGAGAACAGGGCTTTGCAGGAGAGATCCACCACCATCCACAGGACCTGGCGGAAGAAGTTCCTGGACAAGCTCCACGCTGCTGGCCTCCACATGGAAAAG caCACGGCCCGTGTGGAGAAGGTGGTGGTGCACTACTTGCTGCTGAGTGCGCCCTGGAGTGTGCTCTGCTACTatgctgaggagctgcagctccgTGTGCCGTTGCAG GCGCTGCCCAACCAGACCTCCCACTGGTCAGACAGAGTGCTGCGGCGGCTGGGCATCCCCAACGCCATGGCCCAGGAGGTCCCCAGTCTGCCGCTGGACTACTACACCTGCCCCTTCAAGGTCAACAAGCTGCAATG GTTCCTGGGGAGTGACAAGCAGGACACCTTCTTCTCCACAACTCAGAGGCACCAAATC CTCTACGAGATCCTGGCCACCACGCAGTACGGCTGCTCCAAGGAGCGGGAGGTGGGGGTGGACCGGCTGCTGAGCGAGGGTGTCTTCACTGCCGCCTTCCCGCTGCACGAG GGCTCCTGCGAGGCCCCGCCGGAGGGGCCAGCctctggcagccccagcccgcgCCAGGTCCTTTTCCAGTACTGGGCCAGCTGGAGAAAGTGGAGCAAGTACCAGCCTCTGGACCACGTCCGCAAGTACTTTGGGGAGAAAGTCGCTTTCTACTTCGCCTGGCTGG gcttcTACACGGGATGGCTCTTGCCCGCCGCCGTGATGGGGACTGTGGTGTTCATCGCAGGCATTTTCCTGGTGTTCAGTGACGTACCTGC gcaggagatCTGTGAGAGCAAAGAGCAGTTCCAGATGTGTCCGCTCTGCAAGTCCTGTCCCTACTGGCAGCTCTCTGACACCTGCAGCACTTTCATG GCGGGCCGTCTCTTTGACCACGGTGGGACCATcttcttcagcatcttcatGTCCCTGTGGGCAGTGCTGTTCCTGGAGTTCTGGAAGCGGACAAATGCATCCCTGGCACACCGCTGGGACTGCTCCGAGTTTGAGGACATTGAG gagcggccccggccccagtTCACTGCCATGGCTCCCATGACGATAATAAACCCTATAACTGGGGCAGAGGAGCCCTATTTCCCCCAGCGCAGCCGCATCCATCGGATTTTGGCTGGTTTGGTGGTCATTATAATGTTG ATTGCCATGGTGGTGATGTTCGTGGTCTCCATTATCCTGTACCGGACAGTTGTTGCCATCCTCCTCTCCAGCTCAGGGTACTTCTGGTTTGTGGCTTCG GCATCGCGCATCGCCAGCATCTCCAGCTCAGTGGTGAACctcttcttcatcctcatcctctCCAAGATCTATATTTCCCTGGCTCATCTCCTTACCAAGTGGG AGATGCACCGCACCCAGACCAAGTATGAGGATGCCTTTACCTTCAAAGTGTTCGTCTTCCAGTTTGTCACCTTCTACTCCTTTCCCATGTACATAGCTTTCTTCAAGGGCAA GTTCGTTGGCTACCCTGGGAACTACCGGAGCTTTTTGGGCATCCGCAACGAGGAG TGCAGCCCAGGTGGGTGCTTCATTGAgctggcccaggagctgctggtcaTCATGGTGGGGAAGCAGATCATCAACAACGTGCAGGAGGTGGCCATCCC GAAGCTGAGGTGTTGGTGGCACAAGCACAAGCTCCTCTCCACAAAGAAGAAGGCCATGGTGGAGGGTGGGCCGGTCCCGGCGGAGCAGGCACCTTGGGTGGTCAACCACCAGCTGCTGGCCTTTGAGGGGCTGTTTGATGAGTACCTGGAGATGG TCCTGCAGTTTGGCTTCATCACCATTTTCGTGGCTGCCTGTCCCCTGGCACCCCTCTTTGCCCTGCTCAACAACTGGGTGGAGATCCGCCTGGACGCCCGCAAGTTCGTCTGTGACTACCGGCGGCCCGTGGCCGAGCGGGCACAGGGCATCGGCATCTGGTTCTCCATCCTGGAGGTCATCACCCACCTGGCTGTCATCAGCAAC gCCTTCCTCATCGCCTTCACCTCCGATTTCCTGCCCCGCGTGTACTACGAGTACATCCACGACAGCAGCCTGCGTGGCTACGTGAACTTCACCTTGGCCTACGCGCCGTGGGACTTTGTCCAGCAGAGCAACACCATGTGCAG GTACAGGGCGTTCAGAGACCAGGACGGCAATTTGACGTTGACCTACTGGCACCTGCTAGCCGTACGCTTGGGCTTCGTCATCGTGTTTGAG CACGTGGTTTTCTTTATTGGGCGCGTGATCGCCTGCCTGGTTCCTGACATTCCTGAGTCGGTGGAGGTCAAGGTGAAGCGCGAGCGGTACCTGGCCAAAGAGGCCCTGGCTGAGAACAAG GTCCTTTTGGAGAGACGGGAGGCAAGGAGCAAGGCCAGCAGTGCGGATCCAGCAAGCAGGGACTGGGAAACTGAGCAGGTCGAGGGCAGCTGA
- the ANO7 gene encoding anoctamin-7 isoform X3 — MQRRRTSDDPHSSLVGQDSGGRVTCYGSLSEDAVEISQAGNASLAEKSTANVFSDGCTRIDFVLVWETVPKELSGQKGSRENRALQERSTTIHRTWRKKFLDKLHAAGLHMEKHTARVEKVVVHYLLLSAPWSVLCYYAEELQLRVPLQALPNQTSHWSDRVLRRLGIPNAMAQEVPSLPLDYYTCPFKVNKLQWFLGSDKQDTFFSTTQRHQILYEILATTQYGCSKEREVGVDRLLSEGVFTAAFPLHEGSCEAPPEGPASGSPSPRQVLFQYWASWRKWSKYQPLDHVRKYFGEKVAFYFAWLGFYTGWLLPAAVMGTVVFIAGIFLVFSDVPAQEICESKEQFQMCPLCKSCPYWQLSDTCSTFMAGRLFDHGGTIFFSIFMSLWAVLFLEFWKRTNASLAHRWDCSEFEDIEERPRPQFTAMAPMTIINPITGAEEPYFPQRSRIHRILAGLVVIIMLIAMVVMFVVSIILYRTVVAILLSSSGYFWFVASASRIASISSSVVNLFFILILSKIYISLAHLLTKWEMHRTQTKYEDAFTFKVFVFQFVTFYSFPMYIAFFKGKFVGYPGNYRSFLGIRNEECSPGGCFIELAQELLVIMVGKQIINNVQEVAIPKLRCWWHKHKLLSTKKKAMVEGGPVPAEQAPWVVNHQLLAFEGLFDEYLEMVLQFGFITIFVAACPLAPLFALLNNWVEIRLDARKFVCDYRRPVAERAQGIGIWFSILEVITHLAVISNAFLIAFTSDFLPRVYYEYIHDSSLRGYVNFTLAYAPWDFVQQSNTMCRYRAFRDQDGNLTLTYWHLLAVRLGFVIVFEHVVFFIGRVIACLVPDIPESVEVKVKRERYLAKEALAENKVLLERREARSKASSADPASRDWETEQVEGS, encoded by the exons ATGCAGCGGAGGAGGACCTCGGATGATCCCCACAGCAGTCTGGTAGGACAGGACAGCGGTGGACGAGTAACCTGCTATGGGAGTCTGAGCGAGGATGCTGTGGAAATCTCCCAG GCTGGCAACGCATCCCTGGCTGAGAAGAGCACAGCCAATGTCTTCAGCGATGGCTGCACAAGGATAG ATTTCGTCCTTGTGTGGGAAACAGTCCCCAAGGAGCTGAGCGGGCAGAAGGGCAGCCGTGAGAACAGGGCTTTGCAGGAGAGATCCACCACCATCCACAGGACCTGGCGGAAGAAGTTCCTGGACAAGCTCCACGCTGCTGGCCTCCACATGGAAAAG caCACGGCCCGTGTGGAGAAGGTGGTGGTGCACTACTTGCTGCTGAGTGCGCCCTGGAGTGTGCTCTGCTACTatgctgaggagctgcagctccgTGTGCCGTTGCAG GCGCTGCCCAACCAGACCTCCCACTGGTCAGACAGAGTGCTGCGGCGGCTGGGCATCCCCAACGCCATGGCCCAGGAGGTCCCCAGTCTGCCGCTGGACTACTACACCTGCCCCTTCAAGGTCAACAAGCTGCAATG GTTCCTGGGGAGTGACAAGCAGGACACCTTCTTCTCCACAACTCAGAGGCACCAAATC CTCTACGAGATCCTGGCCACCACGCAGTACGGCTGCTCCAAGGAGCGGGAGGTGGGGGTGGACCGGCTGCTGAGCGAGGGTGTCTTCACTGCCGCCTTCCCGCTGCACGAG GGCTCCTGCGAGGCCCCGCCGGAGGGGCCAGCctctggcagccccagcccgcgCCAGGTCCTTTTCCAGTACTGGGCCAGCTGGAGAAAGTGGAGCAAGTACCAGCCTCTGGACCACGTCCGCAAGTACTTTGGGGAGAAAGTCGCTTTCTACTTCGCCTGGCTGG gcttcTACACGGGATGGCTCTTGCCCGCCGCCGTGATGGGGACTGTGGTGTTCATCGCAGGCATTTTCCTGGTGTTCAGTGACGTACCTGC gcaggagatCTGTGAGAGCAAAGAGCAGTTCCAGATGTGTCCGCTCTGCAAGTCCTGTCCCTACTGGCAGCTCTCTGACACCTGCAGCACTTTCATG GCGGGCCGTCTCTTTGACCACGGTGGGACCATcttcttcagcatcttcatGTCCCTGTGGGCAGTGCTGTTCCTGGAGTTCTGGAAGCGGACAAATGCATCCCTGGCACACCGCTGGGACTGCTCCGAGTTTGAGGACATTGAG gagcggccccggccccagtTCACTGCCATGGCTCCCATGACGATAATAAACCCTATAACTGGGGCAGAGGAGCCCTATTTCCCCCAGCGCAGCCGCATCCATCGGATTTTGGCTGGTTTGGTGGTCATTATAATGTTG ATTGCCATGGTGGTGATGTTCGTGGTCTCCATTATCCTGTACCGGACAGTTGTTGCCATCCTCCTCTCCAGCTCAGGGTACTTCTGGTTTGTGGCTTCG GCATCGCGCATCGCCAGCATCTCCAGCTCAGTGGTGAACctcttcttcatcctcatcctctCCAAGATCTATATTTCCCTGGCTCATCTCCTTACCAAGTGGG AGATGCACCGCACCCAGACCAAGTATGAGGATGCCTTTACCTTCAAAGTGTTCGTCTTCCAGTTTGTCACCTTCTACTCCTTTCCCATGTACATAGCTTTCTTCAAGGGCAA GTTCGTTGGCTACCCTGGGAACTACCGGAGCTTTTTGGGCATCCGCAACGAGGAG TGCAGCCCAGGTGGGTGCTTCATTGAgctggcccaggagctgctggtcaTCATGGTGGGGAAGCAGATCATCAACAACGTGCAGGAGGTGGCCATCCC GAAGCTGAGGTGTTGGTGGCACAAGCACAAGCTCCTCTCCACAAAGAAGAAGGCCATGGTGGAGGGTGGGCCGGTCCCGGCGGAGCAGGCACCTTGGGTGGTCAACCACCAGCTGCTGGCCTTTGAGGGGCTGTTTGATGAGTACCTGGAGATGG TCCTGCAGTTTGGCTTCATCACCATTTTCGTGGCTGCCTGTCCCCTGGCACCCCTCTTTGCCCTGCTCAACAACTGGGTGGAGATCCGCCTGGACGCCCGCAAGTTCGTCTGTGACTACCGGCGGCCCGTGGCCGAGCGGGCACAGGGCATCGGCATCTGGTTCTCCATCCTGGAGGTCATCACCCACCTGGCTGTCATCAGCAAC gCCTTCCTCATCGCCTTCACCTCCGATTTCCTGCCCCGCGTGTACTACGAGTACATCCACGACAGCAGCCTGCGTGGCTACGTGAACTTCACCTTGGCCTACGCGCCGTGGGACTTTGTCCAGCAGAGCAACACCATGTGCAG GTACAGGGCGTTCAGAGACCAGGACGGCAATTTGACGTTGACCTACTGGCACCTGCTAGCCGTACGCTTGGGCTTCGTCATCGTGTTTGAG CACGTGGTTTTCTTTATTGGGCGCGTGATCGCCTGCCTGGTTCCTGACATTCCTGAGTCGGTGGAGGTCAAGGTGAAGCGCGAGCGGTACCTGGCCAAAGAGGCCCTGGCTGAGAACAAG GTCCTTTTGGAGAGACGGGAGGCAAGGAGCAAGGCCAGCAGTGCGGATCCAGCAAGCAGGGACTGGGAAACTGAGCAGGTCGAGGGCAGCTGA